From Macrobrachium nipponense isolate FS-2020 chromosome 6, ASM1510439v2, whole genome shotgun sequence, a single genomic window includes:
- the LOC135216595 gene encoding chorion peroxidase-like gives MLVAPFQLLHGIFGSDQKVGSEFGACDPHDRYRTMDGSCNNLQDPLKGAAFRRFNRILWPEYHKGVSHLRRDTNGKPLPSARLVSTTINTMKVSPENGHLSAFHMTYGQFLDHDITRTPVMRVLQMENGTTTNNGLPIKCCDERLNGMAENLEDLGCAPIDIPKKDPFYSSFKQTCMEFVRSTPAPRCTLGPREQMNEQSAYLDASQIYGVKPTTPGNDPLRANVDGLLLNHCFMNTFVDELYTRRLGTINHSEITQQEPSNICDPCSWKKSELSHLRLVPPLISRPSLTRYCYSGYGHYSYMPPSANSCTALFCLLDGSRPPAGFISGTQITQEGFELLSLSKNLDDGCNVPKNAAKGKFCFKAGDGRVNEVLSLTSFHVLWAREHNRVAKILKDLRPRAKDEELYQETRRIITAELQHITYNEFLPSVIPFPILAAQGMLPKTGQTQTKSYNPTVDATITNSFSTAAYRFGHSEIRDSIRHIKENGNIEDDELSSKFFNPFDLYDQNTMGDIARGETSSNSKMVDQFFTKEVTGKLFRGPFGFGLDLLALNIQRGRDHGLPGYTKWLAKCGYRNFNKFEDLSRVMSNNTIAALKSVYKSVHDIDLYPGGISETHLEGGILGPTFTCLLTDQFKRMKFGDRFWYEERGQAGSFTKDQIQELHQVSLARVMCNNIPELKRIQRFPLLEPGPKNPVLPCECHSSLIPNYDLTPWRNT, from the exons ATGTTAGTAGCTCCATTTCAGCTTCTCCATGGAATCTTTGGTAGCGATCAGAAGGTAGGCTCTGAATTTGGTGCCTGTGACCCTCATGACCGCTACAGGACGATGGATGGGTCCTGCAACAACCTGCAGGACCCTCTGAAGGGTGCTGCCTTCAGAAGATTCAACAGGATTCTGTGGCCAGAGTATCATAAAG GAGTCTCGCATTTACGAAGAGATACAAATGGCAAGCCGCTGCCCAGTGCCAGGTTGGTTAGCACTACAATCAACACGATGAAAGTCAGCCCAGAAAACGGTCATCTATCTGCTTTCCACATGACGTATGGGCAGTTCCTAGACCATGACATCACACGAacacctgtgatgagggttctaCAGATGGAAAATG GAACCACCACAAATAATGGGCTCCCAATCAAGTGTTGTGACGAGAGGTTGAATGGAATGGCTGAAAATCTAGAAGATTTGGGGTGCGCTCCCATAGATATTCCTAAGAAAGATCCCTTCTACTCAAGCTTCAAACAAACGTGTATGGAGTTTGTGAGGTCCACGCCAGCCCCCCGGTGTACCCTGG GCCCGAGAGAACAAATGAACGAGCAATCTGCCTATCTGGATGCGTCCCAAATCTACGGAGTGAAGCCAACCACCCCAGGCAATGATCCTCTGAGAGCCAATGTTGACGGCCTTCTGCTCAATCAC tgtttcatgaacaccttcGTCGATGAGTTGTACACACGACGGCTAGGCACCATAAACCACTCCGAGATAACGCAGCAGGAACCATCGAACATCTGTGACCCCTGTAGTTGGA AGAAGTCAGAGCTCTCCCATCTTCGGCTAGTTCCGCCTCTAATTTCACGACCTTCACTAACTCGTTATTGCTATTCCGGCTATGGCCACTATAGCTATATGCCCCCGTCCGCCAACAGCTGCACCGCCCTTTTCTGTCTCTTAGACGGGTCCCGCCCCCCGGCTGGCTTTATTtctgggacccaa ATAACTCAAGAAGGGTTTGAACTGCTTTCACTTTCAAAGAACTTGGATGATGGGTGTAACGTCCCAAAGAATGCAGCCAAGGGCAAGTTCTGCTTCAAAGcag GAGATGGACGTGTCAATGAGGTCCTGTCCTTGACCTCTTTCCATGTATTGTGGGCTCGTGAGCACAACAGAGTGGCAAAGATCCTCAAGGACCTTCGTCCAAGAGCTAAAGATGAAGAACTTTACCAGGAAACCAGGAGGATCATTACAGCAGAGCTCCAACACATCACCTACAATGAGTTCCTCCCAAGTGTGATAC CCTTTCCGATCTTAGCAGCTCAAGGAATGCTTCCCAAGACAGGACAAACCCAAACAAAATCATACAATCCTACAGTAGATGCTACAATCACCAATTCCTTCTCAACTGCTGCCTACCGCTTTGGGCACAGTGAAATAAGG GATTCCATCAGGCACATAAAGGAGAATGGAAACATTGAGGATGATGAACTTTCCAGTAAATTCTTCAACCCTTTCGACCTCTATGATCAAAATACCATGGGGGACATAGCTAGAGGAGAAACAAGCAGCAATTCTAAGATGGTGGACCAGTTCTTCACAAAGGAG GTAACAGGAAAGCTATTCCGAGGCCCCTTTGGCTTTGGGCTAGACCTGCTAGCTCTGAACATCCAGCGAGGCAGAGACCATGGGCTTCCAGGCTACACAAAATGGCTGGCCAAATGTGGATATCGAAATTTCAACAAATTTGAAGACCTTTCTCGCGTTATGTCCAACAACACCATCGCAGCCCTGAAGAGTGTTTACAA ATCTGTACATGACATAGACTTGTACCCAGGAGGGATCTCTGAAACACACTTGGAAGGAGGGATCCTCGGCCCAACTTTCACCTGTCTACTGACTGATCAGTTCAAGAGGATGAAATTTGGTGATCGCTTTTGGTATGAAGAGAGAGGCCAAGCTGGGTCATTCACGAAGG